Within uncultured Methanoregula sp., the genomic segment TAACGACATCGGTTGAATCCAGCCGTTCGACGAGCGTGGTCATCATCTCGTGGCCGGTCCGGTCACCGGCATAGCAGGTCCGGGGGAACCGCTGGCCACCGAACGGGCGCTGGGCCACTTCATCAGCGTCCGTGAAATCAAAAACAGCTCCCCACTTCACGAGGTCGCCCATCCGGAGGGGTGCTTCCCTGACAAGGATATTTACAAGATCCGGGTCGTTGAGGAACGCTCCGCCTTTCATCGTATCCTCGAAATGAATCCCGCACGAATCCGCTTCCCGGAGGACCGCGTTGAATCCCCCTTCCGCCATCGTGGTGCAGCCCCCTTTGCCCACGATAGTCTTTGAGATGAGCACCGTGTCGCCATGCTGCGAGGCTTCGATAGCAGCCCGGACTCCCGCACCCCCGCTCCCGATCACCAGCACGTGGCAATCCACTACCTCATCTGCAAGCATCTTATTATTTTGTGGATCGTATAGTAACATAAATAAATGGCACAGCACGTGTGAGAGTGACAATGAGATTTTTAATGAAATTCGGCGGAACATCCGTTGCCGATGCCCAGTGTATCCGGCGCGTTGTGGATATTCTCGAACAACACCATAAAGCCGGCGACGAGGTAGCAGTTGTCGTATCCGCCCAGCGCGGTGTAACCGACCTGCTCATTGAGATTGCCGAAAAACTCCCGACTGCAAAAGACGACACTTCTATTGCCCCCCTGATCCAGGCACTCAGCAAGCGGCACATGACTACGCTCGAAGGAGCGGCACCCGGCCAGGTTGCAGCAGTCGGGGCAGATATCGAGGAGAGGCTCATCAGTCTCCAGAACATTCTCTTTGCCGTCTACAACCTGCGGGAACTCACTCCCCGCTCAAAGGATTATATCATCTCGTTCGGCGAACGCCTGCTCGCACCGATCGTTGCAGCTGCCCTCCGCGAGCGGGGCATTGCATCGAGCGTCATGGACGGGTGCGAAGCAGGAATCCTCACAACCCCCCAGCACGGAGAATCAACATCGCTTCCTGAGAGTGACGAAAGGATCCAGCGCCGTGTCGGCCCGCTCCTCTCTAAAGAGATCCCGGTCATCATGGGATTCATGGGATGCACGCGGGATGGGATCCTCACAACCCTTGGCCGGAGCGGCTCGGATTATTCCGCATCCATCATCGGTGCCGGTATCGATGCAGACGAGATCTGGATCTGGACCGATGTCGATGGTATCATGACCTGCGATCCCCGGGTGATCAACGATGCCCGGGTGATGCCTTCCCTCTCGTACCTGGAAGTAATGGAACTCTCGTACTTTGGCGCAAAAGTAATGCACCCCCGGTCCATTGAACCGGCAATGCGCAAGAATATCCTCGTGCGGGTCAAGAACACCTTCAACCCCGCTCATCCCGGCACCATCATTGTGCGGAACGGGCAGCGGGACAACCGCGTGGTAAAAGCCCTGACCTACATCGACAAAGTGGCTGCAATCAACATCAACGGGGCCCAGATGATCGGGAGACCCGGTGTGGCAAAAGCGATCTTCACCATCCTTGCCGACCACGAAGTGAACGTGATGATGATATCGCAGGGGTCGAGCGAGGCAAACATCTCGCTCATCGTGGATGAATCCCACCTTTCCGCCGCCGTGACCGCCCTCTCCGAACTCATGAAGCAGGGAGTTGTACGGGAAGTGTCCCACAACCACGATGTATGTGCAGTAGCGGTTGTAGGGGCCGGCATGGCTGGTGCACCGGGAACAGGCGGAAGGATCTTCACGTCGCTTGGTGCTGCGGAGATCAACGTCATGATGATCTCGCAGGGGTCGAGCGAAGCGAACATCTCGTTTGTTGTTCACCAGAACGACGGCCCCCGGGCAGTCCGCGTGCTCCACGATGAATTCCATTTATCGGAGAAGAGCGATGAGTAACAATTCCTATGCAGCAGCGGGGGTCGACATCGATCTCGAAGCAACCGCGATCAAATCCTTAATCAAAAACCTGACCTTCAAACGGAAAGGCTCCTGTAAAATGATGGGTTCGGTCGGGCATTTTGCCGGGCTTATCGATTTCGGCGAGATGGCGCTTGCCCTGACTACCGATGGCGTGGGCACGAAAATGCTCGTTGCCGACCAGATGGAAGACTGGAGCACGGTCGGTATCGACTGTATAGCGATGAACGTCAATGATCTCTATGTCATGAACATGGAGCCGGTGGCATTCGTGGACTACATTGCTACCGACAAACTCTCTGTCGAGAAGATGGCGCAGATAGGGATCGGGCTCAACGAGGGCGCAAAACTCTCGAATATCAATATCGTTGGCGGGGAGACTGCGTCCCTCAAAGGCCTCGTGAACGGCCTCGATCTTGCCGGCACCTGCCTTGGGATACAGAAAAAGGACAGGATCATCACCGGTGAAAAGATCAAACCCGGCGACAAGATCATCGGGGTTCCGTCAACCGGCGTCCACAGCAACGGCCTCTCCCTCGCCCGCCGGGTGGTAGAGAAATACGCAGGCTATGACAAGAAATTCAAGGGCAGGAAGACCTTCGGGCAGGAACTCCTCACCCCCACCCGGATTTACCATGAGAGTCTCACGGTTGCCGCGTCCTGCACCGTGCACGGGATGTGCCATGTCACGGGAGGAGGGCTCCTGAACTTCAGGCGGCTCAGCGAGTACGGGTTCCTCTTCAATACGCCGCTCACTCCTCCCGAGATATTTTCCTGGATCCAGAAGACCGGCGATATTGCCCCTGAGGAAATGTACCGCACCTTCAACATGGGTATGGGTTATGCGTACGTTGTTCCCAAAAAGAGCGTCCCCTGTATCCAGAAAATGGTTACGGGAGCCCAGGTTGTAGGGGAAGTTGTCAAGGAACCGGGCGCATGGCTCGGCAAGCTTGAGATAACCTGATACGCTTTTCCGGAAGAATTTTCTTTTTTGTAAATGGGTTCCGGTCTGGATTCTTCATGCACCAGGTGCATGCAGTCCAATGTCACAGCAGGTCCGGGGTTGCCCGGAATAAAAAAAAAGGGTCAGGAATTCAGAGGGTGATTTCCCGGAACTGCTTGCCGAAAACACCGCAGATCGGGCATTTGTCCGGGGCCTTGACCATCTCGATATTTCCGCAGACCGGACAGAGGAAGACCTTCTCACGCGGAAGATCCGAACCGGACTTCACTGCGTCAAGCGCTTTCTTGTAAAGGGCTGCATGCACCTGCTCGGCTTTCATTGCAAACGTGAATGCAAGGAGGGCATCGCTCTTCTTCTCGCTCTCCGCTTCCTTGATGAACCCGGGATACATGGTGGTGAACTCGTGGGTCTCGCCGGCGATACTTGCCTCAAGATTCTTTGCTGTCGGCTCGATCGCGGCGAGGACTTTGAGCAGCTTCTTTGCATGGATTGCTTCAGCTTCGGATGCCGCTTTGTAGAGGGTTGCAATATTCTTGAACCCTTCCTCGGTAGCTTTTTCGGAAAACGCCTGGTATTTCCGGTTTGCCTGCGATTCGCCTGCAAACGCTTCCTTTGCATTCTCGGTTGTTGCCATAAGGGAGAGTATGGAGGGTTTCTGACTTAAATATTCTTCATGCGGCAGGCCCCGGTCCAATCCGAAACCCACAGAATTTGGTTGGAATAATATACAATGCGGGATATATACTGGTGAATAAAACCGGGTTTATCGGAATTCGGTGGACGAAACGGTCCTCCATGGTGTCCGGGCAACCCTTTTTGGGATCATCATGAAAAAAATGCGGGATCTGCCTCCCATGGATCGGCCCCGGGAAGTCATTGCACGAAAGGGAGCCTCGGCCCTGTCAGATACCGAACTCATCGAGGCGATTATCGGAAGAGGAACGAAAACCAGGGATGTCAGGGTCCTCTCAAAAGAGATCTGCAGTCTCCTCCAGGCACAAAAACCCAACATCCGGTACGATGATCTCAAGGCGATTGACGGAGTCGGCCCGACCAAGGCGTCCCAGATCATGGCTTGTTTTGAATTGGGCCGGCGTTATCACGCACCGTCAGGACCGGATATCCGGGTTACAAAACCTGAAGATGTCATTCCATTCGTGGCGCATCTCAGGGACAAGAGGCAGGAACATTTTGTCTGCATCACCCTCAACGGGGCCGGTGAAGTGCTCGGCAACCGGGTCATCACGGTAGGCCTCCTCAATCACAGTCTTGTCCACCCCCGGGAGGTTTTCGCCGATGCTATCGTGGACAGGGCGGCCTCTGTTATCTGCGTGCACAACCATCCATCAGGTTCTCTTGAACCCAGTCCCCAGGACATTGCCATCACTACCCAGCTCAAAGAAGCCGGCCAGCTTGTAGGAATCCAGCTTATCGATCATATCATTGTGACGAGAAACGGACACATGAGCCTCCGGGAACGGGGGCTCATTTCCTGAAATAAAGGAAAATTCTCCCGGTTTTTTCCACGACAATTAAAAAAGGCACTTTCGCATCGGTTTCGATAAAAGATTCAAAGATATCTGAAGGACCGGATACGATCAGGGAGTGCTCTCCGGAGTGAGTGCCCTGCCGAGTAAAAGCCCCTTACGGTATGCTGCATCAAGGAGAGCAGGCTGCGTGGTGATATCCAGTATCCGGTCCATATCGTTGATGAGGAGCTCATCGCTGTACTGGCAGTCAATGATATCAAAAAATGTCCTGGCGGTGAGCTTGGCGCCGACAAAAACTTCCGGCACGGACATACCGGCAATGCAGATAAAGAGTCCTCTTCTCCTCCCGATCTGATCTTTATCAACCAGGGAAGATCTGCGGAGATATTTTGCCATATAAAAAACCTGAAACCGGTCCATAAACGACTTGAGTTTCCCGGGAATGCCCATGGTCATCACCGGGGTTGCGACAATTATGCTGTCTGCAGTCCTGATCTTCTGGTACATCTGCTGCATGTCGTCATCCATAATGCAGGTCTCATGATCTTTGCAGAAGAACATCTCCTTACAGGCTTCAAAATCAAGATTCGCCACAACGATCTCTTCGACCGTGCAACCGGCATCCTCAGCGCCCTTGAGAGCCCGGCGCAGCAGGAGCGCCGTGTTCCCTTCTGTCAGGGGACTGCCAAGGATACCGAGGATTTGTGCCATAATACACCTTCAGATAAATACCCGATATAGTTTTGCAAATGCTGCATGTATACTCCCCTGATTCATCAATTCCCCGACTGGTACAAACAAAACCCATATATACCTTTCATGTGAATGTGAAGTTTGGTGATTCATTTGACCGAACAGAAAACCTACAGTGCAGGCGCGAAAGTCGGCCCGGGCAAATATGTTTGTATCGATTGCGGAAAGGAGCTCACACTTGACAAGAGCGAGCAGGATCTCCGGAAATGCCCTGCCTGCTCCTGCGAGGAGTACCAGTGCTTCCCGATGACCCACATCCGCCCGGACATCAAGACCCCGGAAGATGCAAAACACCCGCCAAAACGCGGCAAGAGCTTCCAGTAACTACTCATTTTTTCCAGCAACGAATCGTCGGTGTGAATGCTGGTGCCCAAAACGGCACGAGAGAATGTGTGATAATCCGGCCTTCTGGTCAGTGATTGCTCCAGGATCCGGTGACGCAGGACATCATGGTGAATGTATCAAAGGAAGGGCAGGTCTTCAAGTGTGAGATCTGCGGAAACATTGTGGTTGTCAAGGAAGCAGGCGGCGGCGAGCTGATCTGCTGTGGCGAACCTATGGTATTGGAGGAATGAAACATGGTTGTAAAAAAAGCGGCAGTAAAAAAGGCACCGGTAAAGAAGCCGGCAGTAAAGGCAAATGCAGGTAAGGATCTCAAGAGCCTTGAGAAAAAGATCGGTAAAGTGCCGAAATTTTTCCGTGAGCTGACAACGAAAGAACCTGAAATGTTCAACCTTGTCATGCGCTTTGAACAGCACATATGGGACGATGGCAAGCTAACGAAAAAGACCAAGAAGCTCATTGCTATTGCCATAGCGGCGGCGATGAGGGATCAGCACGCAGTCCGGGCCCAACTGGCCGGGGCGGCAAACCTCGGGGTGACCAAAGCAGAAGTAGAAGAGGCACTCAGGGTAACATTCCTGCTCTCAGGAATGCCGGCATATGTGTATGGAAAGGCCCAGCTCGATGAAGTGATGAAGTAGGCCGGGAAAACTTGTATGGAAGAAGGAGCCAGTATCAGTTTTCCGGTGCTTGGGGAACCTGCACCGGATTTTGAGGCGGAGACCACCCACGGGCCTCTGAAGCTCGCGGATCTCAAGGGGAAGTGGGTTGTTCTCTTCTCTCATCCTGCCGACTTCACCCCGGTCTGCACGACCGAATTCCTGGCATTTGCCGGGATCTATGATGAATTGAAGGCCCTGAACGTGCAGCTGGTCGGTCTCTCGGTGGACAGCGTCTCGGCGCACCTGGCATGGGTGCATGCGATCAAGGAGAAGATGGGAGTTTCAATCCCCTTCCCCATCATCGCTGACCTGAACATGAAGGTGGCAAAGAAGTACGGCATGATCCAGCCGGGCCAGAGCTCGACTGCTGCGGTCCGCTGTGTCTTCTTTATCGATGACAAGGGAATCATGCGGGCCATGATCTATTATCCCCTGCAGAACGGGCGGTTCATGCCGGAGATCCTCCGGCTGGTAAAAGCGCTCCAGACCACGGACAAACATAAGGTATCGACACCGGCCAACTGGCAGCCGGGCGACAAGGTTGTTGTCCCACCGCCAAAAACCGCTGCCGAGATGGAGAAACGACCCACCGAGGGATACGAGTGCAAGGACTGGTACCTCTGTTTCAAGAAGATCTGATCACCTTGGGAGCCTGATTCCCGGGTTATCTTTTTTCGTGGTTCGGGTATTATTCCCCGGAATTTCACTGATCCCTATCCAATCTTTTTTCATTCCGGATAACATAGGAAATGGTAATGACGATAAAAGTCCTCGCCTTTGCCGGGAGTCCCCGCCGGCACGGCAACTCGGAAACCCTGCTGGACTGGGTACTTGCGGCTATGGGCCAGGACCCGGACGTATCCATAGAGAAAGTCCCTTTGACCGAGGCGGACATCAACCCCTGCCGTGGGTGCAATGCCTGCGAGAAACTCAACAAATGCATCCAGCGCGATGGCCTCGACATATACCATGACAAGATCATCGAAGCGGACTGCATCATCCTTTCCTCCCCCATCTTCTGCATGGGGCTGTGCTCGCAGGTGAAGGCACTCGTTGACCGGGCACAGGTTTTCAGGTCGAGAAAGTACGTGCTCAAGCTTCCCATCGTCCCACCCGAGCGGAAAGGAAAACGCCTTGGGGTATTCCTTGCAACCGCAGGACAGACCTGGCCACATGTCTTCGATGCGGCAGTTCCGTCGGTCAAGTGCTTCTATCATGTTATCGATATCATGGATGCAGACATCAGTTACCTGATGGTGAACGGGGTTGACGAATCAGGAGCGATCCTTCATCACCCAGCCGCAAAAACCGATGCGGAAACCCTGGGAAAGAACGTCATCGCTGAACTGAAGAAACGGCTTCGGGCAGGTACGCCATGACCGTCAAAGTTCTTGGGATATCGGGGAGCCCGCACCGGCACGGTAATACAGAGACCCTTCTCGATAGTTTCCTTGAAGGAGCAAAGGCCGGGGGAGCAGAGATCGAGAAAGTTGTACTCAAGGATCTCAATTACTCCCCCTGCCGCGGGTGCAACGCCTGCCATAAAACCGGCGAATGCATTGTCAAAGATGACGCAATCACTCTTTTCAATAAAATACTGGAAGCAGACTGCATTGCTGTAGCCTCACCGATCTATACCATGGGGATCACTGCGGAGCTCAAAGGGCTGATCGACCGGGGACAATATCTCTGGGCCCGGAAATTTATCTTGAAGACACTGTATTTCTCCGATGACCATATCCGGCGCCATAAAGGACTCTTCATTTCAACGGCCGGGCAGAACTGGGACCACGTCTTTGACGGGGCATTTCCTGCAATAACTGCTATCTTCAACGGTACCGGGTTCGAGTACTATGACAACATCATTGCAAACAACATGGACGAGTACAAAGGAATCAAAAACCACCCGACAGCGCTCGCTGAGGCATTCGGGAAAGGAAAGAAGGTTGTTGAAGTTCTCGCGGCAATGAAGCCGCCCGTGCCTTAAACAGGAAACGAAGCAGTTTTTACAATATCTCCACATTCATTTCAGGTTAAAAACGAATTTAAAAAAAGGATTAAATGAGATTTGCCAGAGTTGACGGATAAAACGAAAGCACCAGTGCCCCGAACGCAGCAAGGATCAGGACGATAAATACCGGCTTGTTCCAGGACCAGACCTTCTTCCCGTCAAGGACACTGACCGGGAGCATATTGAAAGCCGCGATCATGGCATTCACCTGCAGCCCGATCATACCGATCATAGTGATGATGTTGCTGCCCATGGACGAACCCTGCCCGCCCAGCAGGAGAAGCGCTGCAAACGGGATGCAGAGTACGAGGTTCACGAGCGGGCCGGACGCAGAGATCTTACCGTTTTCTTCCCGGCTGAGACCCCGCCCGTCCGCGGAATTGCTGTAGATCACCGTCGCACCGGGTGCTGCAAATACCACGCCAACAAGCGCGGCGAGGGCAACGGCCACCACCAGCATAATATTGTCCTTGCGGAATTCCGCCCAGTACCCGTACCTGATCGCCACGAACTTGTGAGCCATCTCGTGCAGGATGAATCCGATCCCGACGGTCAGGAGCGAGATCCCAAGAAATGTCAGGGCAACAATCGGGCTTACCCGGCCGATATCCCGGAGAAAAATAATTGCAAAAGCAAAGGATATCGCGATCCAGGCAATAAACAGGTCAGCCTCTTCGCGCCGTGTTATCCGTTCAAACATATAACCACCAGATCAGATAGGGTGTTTCTCGGTTATTTGCTTTGGTGTTTTGCCAATGGCGATGGGTACGTTTATTAAAAATCTCGGATATGTACTTGATATGACCCTTGAGAAGGTCCGGGAGGATATTTCCCGGATCGATACAGAGATCATCCGCCTCATAGCTGAACGGCAGGCTCTTGCCGAACAGGTAGCTTCTATCAAGAAACAGACGGGAACGCCAATCCATGACGCTGAACGAACTGCCGAAGTACTCCGGTCGGTATCAGAACAGGCTGCCGGGTATCATGTTGATCCTGTCCCGGTCAGGACCATTTTCGAGACCCTGATTGCCATGAGCGAGGATCGCCAGCGTATGCTCCACGGCAAGGGAAAAACACGCTGACTTTTTTTAAAAAACAGGTTATCCCAGCCACCCGGAAACAATTATCAGGCCGATTGCTATCATCGCAAGTCCCACGATAAGGCGGAGAACACGCCGGTTCCCTGTCCTCCAGCTGTCCGCCCGACCAGGGGAAAGGCCATATGCCACGAGGAGGACAACGAGAGCGAGAGGCAGGACAAATATCACATTATAAAGGACAAGATAGGGAAGACCGTCGAGAAGCGAGAAATTGCGGCTCATGAGCCCGAGGATCCCGATATAGATCCCCCCGGTGCAGGAGAACCCGAACAGTCCTGCAAGCACACCCAGGACAAATGCGGCAGGTACGGACATTTTTTCCAGATAACGCCCGATTATACCTTTTTTCGAATCAGGAACCGAGAGCAGGAAGGTTTCCCGGTTTCTCACCACATCGAGGATTGTGATCAGGCCGAGCACCATCGCAATGGCAGCACCGATGAGCGAGAATGCCCGGGAAAAGCCCGATACAGAAATTACCGAGAAGAGCCCGATTCCCACGAAGAGATGGAAGAGGAACACCGCCGCCACGTACGTTCCGCCAACCAGCAGAATCCGCTGTTTGTTCCCTGCCGCTATGAGGGAGACTAAGAGAAAGATCAGGATGGCAAAAGCACAGGGATTTATACTGTCTATCAAAGCTGAAAGGATTACAACCGGTATGGTCAGTGTCAGTGCACCCGGGGGACAGTCCGCCACGGGAGTCTGGGGCTGGATGGGGATCGTGCCATTGCATGAGGCCAGCCGTTCCGTCTCAGCAAGGATACTCTCTTCCAGATGGTCCCTGATATCGGCTTCCCCAAGCAGGGCACGATTTCCGATGATGATGAGGGGAATACCGGCATTCCCGAGGTTGTACTGACTTGCCGCAGCGGAAAAGTTCTGCTGGTTCTCAGCATTATGGTACACTTCCAGCATCTCAATCTGGAGTTCCGGGTACTTTGAGCGAAGGGCCGCAAGAACCGGCTTTACATTCTCACAATGGCTGCAGCCGTCACCGTAAAAATAGCGTGCGAGAATGGTTGCGTTGGGAGCCGGACTCCCGGCACTGGATGAAAGGGATTTGAGGTTATCAGATTTGATCAGCGCTTTTTTTTTAACTGGTCAAGAATAGCCTGTTCCAGTTTGGCAGGGATATCCTTCTCCCCGATGAGCGCGACGTTTCCAACGATTACCTCAGGAACCCCGGAGTTGCTGACTTTCAGCTCCCGGTTGAGCGTGACGGAGAGAGCCTGGTTGGTCTGGTTATGCCATGTCTCCAGGAAGAGAATATTTACATCCGGATATTTCTGCTGGAGTGACTGCATGAAGGGCATGATATTATGGCAGTGCGGACATTCTTCCCCGTAAAAGAAATAAACGGTTACGTTGCCGCCCGGACCAATAGCTGAATTGCTGTCCTGCGGGGTCTGGACCGGACCGGTGCCGGGGAAGGCAAATACCAGTGCAGCGCAAAAAATAATGACCGCAAACAATCCCACTGCGATTTTAATTATTTTATCCATAGACTACAATCCCAGTAATTATTGTACCGGCTCCTGATTAATAAAATACCTTGATTCTCACAAAAAATTATTTGAGGGAGATCATGGTGCCCACACCGTCATGAGTGAACAATTCCAGGATAAGATTGTGTTCAGTATTGCCGTTGATTACATGTGAGTACACAACACCGTTCTGTACTGCTTTGATGACGGAGTTTACTTTCGGGATCATACCCTCACCAATCGCTCCGGATTTCTGCAGCTCTGTGGCTTCCGCAACCGTAAGCCTCCGGAAGACTTTGGTTCTCCCCTTGTCCATGACGCCGTCAACATCCGTCATATTGACCAGTTTGTATGCTTTGAGCGCGATGGCAATATCACCGGCTGCAGTATCAGCATTGATATTGAGACTGCCTCCGAATTTGTCGATGGCGATGGGGGAGACTACCGGAATATAATCCTTGTCGAGCAGGGTATTGAGGATGGTGGGATCGATCCATTCGATCTCACCTACATGCCCGAGATCGACCTCCTTCTGGATACCGCCAATCTCGATTTTCTGGAGGTCCATCTTCTTTGCAAGGATAAGGTTCCCGTCGCTCCCGGAGAGTCCTACGCCCCGGGCACCGCATTTGGCAATGAGGGAGACTATGCCTTTGTTGATCTTGCCAACGAGGACCATCTGGGCTATCTCGAGGGTTTCCTGATCGGTCACCCGCAGCCCTCCCACAAAGACCGATTCCTTGCCCATCTGTTTCATCTTTTCGCTGATCTCGGGACCTCCGCCATGGACCAGGACGACCCGGATCCCGACATAATGTAAAAGGACCGCGTCGCGGATGGCATTTTCCAGCACAACCGGATCCACCATAGCGTGGCCGCCGAGCTTGATTACAATGGTTTTCCCGTGGAACTGCTGGATGTACGGGAGGGCCTCCATGAGGACGTCTTCGCGTTTCATCATGTGGTGTACCTGCCATTGATCTCAACGTAACGCTCGGTCAGGTCGCAGCCCCACGCAGTTGCTTCTTCCTTGCCCGCAGCAAGATCGAGAATAAAGATCACGTTCTTGCTTTTCATAGCCTGCTTGGCTTTTTTCAGGTCCGCGATAATCTCACCGGATTTCACCAGGGGGTAACGGTTCTTCCCGTCGCTTATCCAGAGCGAGACGGCATTGGGGTCAAACCTGACCCTGGCCCGCCCGGCTGCCGCCACCACGCGGCCCCAGTTGGGGTCCTCCCCGTAAACGGCGGTCTTTACCAATGGCGATTCGATGACTGTCCGGGCAACTTTTGCAGCATCTTCTTCCTTAGCTGCTCCCGTGACCCGGACTTCGAGAAGTTTTGTCGCTCCCTCACCATCTGCGGCGATCTGCTTTGCAAGCGAGCGGCAGCATTCCTCAAGAGCAGCGGAAAATTCCGATTCATTCACTTTCCCGGATTCCCCGGTTGCTGTAACGAGTGCGATATCGTTTGTACTCGTATCCCCGTCAACCACGACCCGGTTGAAGGAGCGTTTCGTTGCCAGTTTCAGGGCTTCCTTGAGAGGTTTGACCCCGATCTCGGCATCAGTGTAAATAAACGCGAGCATGGTCCCCATATTTGGGGCGATCATCCCGCTTCCCTTGGTAATCCCTGCTACCGTAAACGTTTCTTTTTCAACCAGCGCGTGTTTAGGGTATGTATCAGTAGTCATGATCGCATTGGCAGCAAGGGTCTCGGCTTCCCCACTCGAAACGAGTTTTGGCCCGATCAGGGCACACTGCCGGCGCACCAGCGGAAGATCCAGGTACCTGCCGATAACACCGGTACTTGCGACACCTACATGATCCGCTTCAACTCCCAGAGCTGAACTGGCGTACTCGGTCATCACAACAGCATCTTCATATCCTTTCTGTCCGGTATAGGCATTTGCACACCCGCTGTTCACGATGACTGCATCCATGGTCCCCTTTTTAATCTGGGTACGCATGAGCTGGATGGGGGCTGCCTTGACCAGGTTTTCCGTAAACACTCCGGCTGCGGTCCCGCTTGCGCGGATAAGGGCCAGACCGAATTTTCCTTCTTTCATCCCGCTG encodes:
- a CDS encoding thioredoxin domain-containing protein, which produces MDKIIKIAVGLFAVIIFCAALVFAFPGTGPVQTPQDSNSAIGPGGNVTVYFFYGEECPHCHNIMPFMQSLQQKYPDVNILFLETWHNQTNQALSVTLNRELKVSNSGVPEVIVGNVALIGEKDIPAKLEQAILDQLKKKR
- the argB gene encoding acetylglutamate kinase — translated: MKREDVLMEALPYIQQFHGKTIVIKLGGHAMVDPVVLENAIRDAVLLHYVGIRVVLVHGGGPEISEKMKQMGKESVFVGGLRVTDQETLEIAQMVLVGKINKGIVSLIAKCGARGVGLSGSDGNLILAKKMDLQKIEIGGIQKEVDLGHVGEIEWIDPTILNTLLDKDYIPVVSPIAIDKFGGSLNINADTAAGDIAIALKAYKLVNMTDVDGVMDKGRTKVFRRLTVAEATELQKSGAIGEGMIPKVNSVIKAVQNGVVYSHVINGNTEHNLILELFTHDGVGTMISLK
- the argJ gene encoding bifunctional ornithine acetyltransferase/N-acetylglutamate synthase, with the translated sequence MKKRSICAVKGVTASGMKEGKFGLALIRASGTAAGVFTENLVKAAPIQLMRTQIKKGTMDAVIVNSGCANAYTGQKGYEDAVVMTEYASSALGVEADHVGVASTGVIGRYLDLPLVRRQCALIGPKLVSSGEAETLAANAIMTTDTYPKHALVEKETFTVAGITKGSGMIAPNMGTMLAFIYTDAEIGVKPLKEALKLATKRSFNRVVVDGDTSTNDIALVTATGESGKVNESEFSAALEECCRSLAKQIAADGEGATKLLEVRVTGAAKEEDAAKVARTVIESPLVKTAVYGEDPNWGRVVAAAGRARVRFDPNAVSLWISDGKNRYPLVKSGEIIADLKKAKQAMKSKNVIFILDLAAGKEEATAWGCDLTERYVEINGRYTT